One genomic segment of Hydrocarboniclastica marina includes these proteins:
- a CDS encoding phosphoribosylanthranilate isomerase, whose protein sequence is MSRTRIKICGITRPEDAAAATALGADALGLVFYEQSPRSVTIGQALSICRAVSPFVSLVGLFVNPRAEYVRQVLAAVPLGWLQFHGDESEAFCEQFERPYIKAIRVRSADCVAVGYQQFRTAAGLLVDAFDPGLYGGTGQVFNWALLPDERPSPLVLAGGLTPDNVAQAVRQVRPWAVDVSGGVEAAKGVKDPEKIRHFIEGVLSAHEND, encoded by the coding sequence ATGAGCCGCACCCGAATCAAAATATGTGGAATAACCCGGCCGGAGGACGCCGCGGCCGCCACGGCTCTCGGAGCCGACGCCCTTGGGTTGGTCTTCTATGAGCAGAGCCCGCGGAGCGTTACCATTGGGCAGGCGCTTTCTATCTGCCGAGCAGTATCCCCTTTTGTGTCGCTGGTGGGCCTATTCGTTAATCCGCGTGCGGAGTACGTCCGTCAGGTACTGGCGGCGGTTCCTCTCGGCTGGCTGCAGTTTCACGGTGATGAGTCCGAGGCGTTCTGCGAACAGTTCGAGCGGCCCTATATCAAGGCCATCCGCGTACGGAGTGCTGATTGCGTCGCGGTCGGGTATCAGCAGTTCAGAACCGCAGCCGGGCTGCTTGTCGATGCCTTCGACCCTGGGCTCTATGGCGGGACGGGCCAGGTGTTCAACTGGGCATTACTGCCGGACGAGCGGCCGAGCCCTTTGGTTCTCGCCGGTGGCCTGACACCAGACAATGTCGCGCAGGCGGTCAGGCAGGTTCGCCCCTGGGCAGTGGATGTCAGCGGCGGAGTTGAAGCCGCGAAAGGCGTGAAAGATCCGGAAAAAATACGGCATTTTATAGAGGGAGTGCTTAGTGCCCATGAAAATGACTGA
- the truA gene encoding tRNA pseudouridine(38-40) synthase TruA produces MPELTTSPPVGAGRVALTLEYDGSRFHGWQYQKSGIPSVAGDLARAVGHVADHPVELVCAGRTDAGVHASYQVVHFDTPVNRSLRAWVLGINSALPDDIAVHWAGNVPSDFHARFSARTRRYRYLIFNHSVRPALYRNQVSWSFRPLDEARMAEAATCLIGEHDFSSFRAAGCQSNSPNRCVSDIRIWRQGSFVVIDISANAFLHHMVRNIAGSLIAVGTGKESVSWLKEVLESRDRTQAAVTAPAGGLYLVDVQYPDFPQVPRPAIGPSLLQGWGAD; encoded by the coding sequence ATGCCTGAACTCACGACCAGTCCGCCTGTCGGTGCTGGTCGTGTTGCGTTAACGCTCGAATATGATGGCAGCCGGTTTCATGGCTGGCAGTACCAGAAAAGCGGTATTCCCTCTGTTGCGGGAGATCTCGCCCGCGCGGTCGGCCACGTAGCTGATCACCCCGTTGAGCTGGTCTGTGCAGGCCGCACAGATGCAGGCGTGCACGCAAGCTACCAAGTGGTGCATTTCGATACCCCGGTGAATCGTTCCCTCAGAGCGTGGGTGCTGGGTATCAACTCAGCACTACCCGATGACATCGCCGTACACTGGGCCGGTAATGTTCCGTCGGACTTTCATGCCCGTTTTTCCGCCCGGACCCGGCGCTACCGTTATCTGATCTTCAATCACAGCGTACGTCCCGCGCTTTACCGCAATCAGGTCAGCTGGAGTTTTCGACCACTCGACGAAGCGCGCATGGCCGAGGCCGCAACCTGTCTGATCGGCGAGCACGACTTCTCATCATTTCGAGCAGCGGGCTGCCAGTCCAATTCGCCCAACCGGTGCGTATCCGATATCAGGATCTGGCGTCAGGGCTCATTCGTTGTAATTGATATATCGGCCAATGCGTTTTTACACCACATGGTCCGCAACATCGCGGGCTCACTCATTGCTGTTGGTACCGGTAAGGAGTCAGTTTCGTGGCTGAAAGAGGTGCTGGAATCCCGTGACCGTACGCAAGCAGCCGTGACAGCACCCGCCGGAGGTCTGTATCTGGTGGACGTGCAATACCCTGATTTTCCCCAGGTGCCGCGTCCTGCCATTGGTCCCAGTCTCTTGCAGGGGTGGGGCGCGGACTAA